The DNA sequence CTATATATGCTAATTCATATGCCAAATCATAGTTTCTTATAGGTGCTGATTTTCTATCATTTCCTAAAGAAATAAAGTATCTTGATTCTTTATCTATACTTTGTTTTTGACTAAATGCTAGCGCTCCCTTTTTGTCAATATTCGTCGCCGATATAAAAATTCCATTTATTTCAAGTAAAGAAACCATATTTCCTATTGGTCCATCTCCTAGGTTAAAATAATTTCTTACCTTTTCTGCCAAATCTTCAATATCATCATTTTTATTTAAATTGTTAGGTAAATTCATTTCAGGAAAGCTTATATATCCTTGTATGAATTTAATTAATCTATGAGTCATTACTAATTTTTCTTTAAAGGCTATGTCATCTACTCTAGGTAATGTAGATTCGGTTCTAATATGTGTATTTTCAACTACTACATTATTATCATCACTTTGACTAAAGTAATCTTTTGGAAAATTTAAAGCATTAGCTAATTTCATTTCATTTTCTAATGTTGGTTTATATTTATCACTTTCAAAAGCCAGTATATCCTTCTTATTTATTTTTGTTTCATTTGCTAAAACATCTATAGTTTTGCCTCTATAAACCCTAGCATTTTTTAGTTTTTTTCCGTTAAAAATCTTTTTACTCATATTTTCTACCTTTCTTTTACTTCAGTAAGTCTAATATTTCATCATTTGATAAACTCTTAAGTGTTGCTGAATCTGACAATTCATTACTTATTATATCATCTATTAGCTTTATTTTCTCTTCTTGAAGCTTAATTATCTTTTCTTCTATTGTTCCTTTTGCTATTAACTTAATAACTTCTACAACTTGTTTTTGCCCAAGTCTGTGAGCTCTATCACTAGCCTGATTTTCAACTGATATGTTCCACCATGGATCAAAGTGAATAACAGTATTTGCTGAAGTTAAGTTAAGCCCTGTACCTCCAGCTTTTAGTGATATTAAAAACACTTTTTTGTTATTATTTTCATTAAATTCATTTACTAATTTAATTCTGTCCTTAGCTGTAGTTTGTCCATCTAAATAATTATATTCTATTTTTTCTTTATCTAACTTAGATGCTATATTTTGCAATACACTTGTAAATTGTGAAAATACTAATACTTTATCATTATTTTCAATTCCATCTTTTAATAACTCTATACAAGCATTGATTTTTGAACTTTTCCCTTTATAATCAGTTACGATTATACTTGGATCTAAGCATAATTGTCTAAGTTTAGTTAAATAAGATAATACTGTTATTTTATCATTACTTTCATATTTATCTTGAAGTTTTCTTTGAATTTCGTCTACATAAGTTTTATATATTTTTCTTTGTTCTTTACTTAACTCAACAAGAAACTTTTTTTCTATTTTATCTGGTAGTTCTTTTATAACTTGTTTTTTAGTTCTTCTTAATATAAAAGGTTTTATAAGTTTCTTTAATCTTTTAATATTATTTTCATCTCTTATAAAGATAGCATTGAATTTAGTCACATTGTATAAATATCCTGGCATTATAAAATCAAAAATCGACCAAAGTTCTAATAAGTTATTTTCTATAGGAGTTCCCGTAAGTGCAAATTTACACTTTGATTTAATGCCTTTAACTGAATCCGTTGTTATAGAAGTTGGATTTTTAATATTTTGAGCTTCATCAATAACCATATAGTCAAAGTTTATCTCTTCGTATTTATTAAAATCATTTCTTAATGACCCGTAAGTAGTTAATATTACATCAAAATTTTCAACTTTGTCAATTATTAATTCTCTTTCTTTTTTACTACCATGTGCTATACCTATTTTTAAACTAGGTGCAAATTTTTCAAACTCACTTTTCCAATTATGTATAAGAGATGTAGGAGTTACAACAATACTTTTACTGTTATTTTTTGATAATAAAAAAGTTATCGTTTGAAGAGTTTTACCTAACCCCATCTCATCAGCTAATATACCACCAAAACCACAATAATCTAGAGTTTTAAACCAATTAAATCCTTCTTGTTGATAATCCCTAAGATTAGCTTTTAAATTTTTTGGAATTTCATAGTTTAAACTATCTATATTATTGAATTTATCTAATATTTTTTTAGTATTTTCTATTCCTTCTATATATGGGATCTTATTTTCAGTTAAAAGTTCATTTATGTACATAGCTTTACTTTGATGAATTTGCATCTCTTTTATACTACTTGTAAAACCTAATGTTTCCATAAGTTTAAATATCTCTTTAGTTTCATCTTCTTCTAAATTAATAAAATTTCCATTTTTTAATTTATAAAATCTTTTATTAGCCTTAAATGCTTTTAATATCTCTTTGTACTCTATTTTATCTACTTCTTCTATTTTAAACTTAAATTCTAAATAATGATTTATTTCTTCACCTAAGCCTACTTTTATGTTTGATGCATTATATACTTTTTTTTCTTTAAATTTATCTGAATAATAAACTTCACCAATATTTTTAAGCCTATTAATCTCTTTACTCAAAAAGTCATATAATTGATTATCTCCTCCTCTAAACACATACTTATCTTTATCTTTCTCAAAATAATTTGTATATAGTCTGTATATAGCGTCTTCTTCTTTTTCAACATCTCTAATTACAAATTTACCTTCATCTTCACCTTCATAGTATAGTTTCACATCACAAACTATCTTAGAATCTTCTAAATCAAAGTAATATTTTACAATTAAATCTTTTATTATATTGTTTATTATACTTTCATCTATATTTACATTACTTGATATATCTTTGATTTTAGGTATTAAATTTGTTAAGCATTCACTTATTTCTTCTTTTTCAAACTCTATACTCTTATATTCATTTAAAATCTCATACAGTTTTTTATAGTAAACTCCATTTATATCTGACAGTATATATATGTTTTCCTTATAAAAAACTACATCCCCTTTATTTGATAATGGTATAGGTAGGTCTTCTTTATTTGATATAATTATTTTATTTTCTTCTTTTCTTATATCTAAATTTAAAGGAATATCTCCTTCTATAATTTGTGGTTTATATGTTTTTCTATCAAAATTAAAAGTAAATTCCTTGTATATTAAACACTTCATAAGTCTTCTAAGTAAGCTAGAGTTAAGAATCATATATCTATTTTTTCTAGCATTTATATTATCAACTAAACTTAGTCCATAATCTTCTATAAACTTAGCTAATTTTTCATCATCTTCAAAATAGCTACTTTTAGGATCGTATATAAAATTTCTTCCATAAACTATACTTTTTCCTTCTACTCTAGAATTAGCAAATTGTCTAAAGTCTTTAATTGTATACATTTTGTAATTACCAATTTTAAATTCAACTTCTAATGTATCATTTAAATAACTGGTTATATCTACTTCTAAATTAACTTTTTCTTTTGGAATTGGCTTAAAATAATTCAATAAATCTTTATTTATAAAACTAGTATTAAATTTTGGTTTAGTTTTTTCTTTTACATCTAAAGTTTTTAGTTTTAGATTATCTATGATACTAGATTTTAATTCATCAATACCTTTTAAAGTAATTGCTGCTATATGTTTACATATAAATTCATTGTCTAATGTGGTATTTTTATTAAAATCTTCACAAGTACATCCACAACTTATAATATTCTTATTATCAATATCTATAATTAAAAAGCTATCATAAACTTCTCTTTGGTATTTTGATGCTATATTTCCATAAAAGCTAATTTTTCCATCTTCCTTAAAATAACTACTTTCTTCTATGTATCCTTGTTTATAATAGTCCTTTGCCCTATCTAATCTATATTTATCTGTATTTTTTAATAATACTTCATTTGCTATTTTAAAATCCATCTACTCACCTAATTTCTTTTAAATCGTAACCTTTATTATATATTTTTTAATAAAAATAATAAAGGCTATAGTCTAATATTTTTAAACTATAGCCTTTATTTTCATAATTTAATTTTATTCATGTTTTGACCTTTACAGTCAATGTATCCATTTATAATATTTTTAACTGTACTACCAACTATAAACATAACCACTATATTTACCATTTATTATAAGTAAAACTTACTAAAAAATAAACTATACTGACCTTTATATATAAGCATTTTTAAATTTATCTAATTATTATCATTTCATGTCCATAAATTTTATCAACTTTAAACTTAATTTTATTATCTTCTTTTATAAAATCTATATTTTCCTCATTGTTGTATTTTCTAATACTACTTATATCAAAATTATCTATTTCTAAATTAAATTCAATGTTAAATAAAGGTATTATGTCTTCTATTGTGTAAATATCTTGAGATTTTTTTTCTGTTATATAGTGAAGTATATGTAAAATATATCCTTCTTTATCTAAATCTTTTTGAATTGTAGTTAGTATCGTGGATGGACCATTATGACTTACAAGCTTATTTCCTATAAGTAAATTAATTGCATCTTTTATAATCTCTTTACACCACTTAGCTCCATTTTTTCTATATATATTAAATATGGGATGTGCAAAATATAATTTATCGTTGTATATTGTAGCTGCTGGATTCCCTATTTCTTTACTTGATGGTGAATGTTGATGTGAACAAAACTTATTATCTTCTCCTCTATTGAAATAAGGCTTTATTGTATTTAATACAATTGAAGATTTACAAGTACTTATATCAATTTTTCCTAAGTACATAACAAATTCTTCTTTAGGTAGATTTTTACCTATTATGTCATTTGGTATTATAAAATCACGATCATATTTAGATTTTCCTAATCTTTTATTTCCAAAGAAATCTATTTCTTCATCTAAATCTAAACTATCATATGTTCCAATTACTTTTCCACCATTTTTAACATAATCTTCTAACTTTTCTTTTAATTTATAACTTCCTTTTATTTCATCTGGTATTATAATTAATTTATATCTGTTAAAATCAATGTTCATATCAATTATATCAAACTGATACGACAATTCTTGAAGCATTCTAACAGCACCTATTAGGGCTTGTGATGTTTTATTTGTATTGTTAAAGGCTTCTGGTGTTAGTACTCCTATCTCAGATATAACCTCTATATTTGATAAATATTGTTCTTTTTCTTTTACTGATTTATATACTTTTCCTATTAAGTCATAAGCAGGTTTTGATAGTTCTCCGCTTGGATGAAGTTGGTCTCCTATTGAACATTTACATCCTTGAGCTAACATATTAAAACATTCAAATTCTAATGCAGCTTTATTTTTCAAGGAATGAAAGTCGCCCCAATAAGTGTGAAATTTACCTGTCATACCTAAAATTTCTTTTCCTAAAAGCCTTGAAAATCTTACAGTTGTAGGAAAATGATCGTATCCCCATCCTCCACTTGGAAGTGATTCTAATTCTAAATGGGTAAATGAATCTAATGAATCCCAAAATTTAGGTCCTATATGAGAACTATTATAAAAAATTGTTGCATCTTCTACTTTAGATTTTATCAAATGTGTTATTTCATTTCTAAATTCATTTAACATTTGATTTGAGTAAGCCATTCTTTCTTCTTTAATATTAATATCTATATTTAAACTTTTCATTTTTTCTTTACAATAATCGCAACAGCAATCTACTGCAAATAAAATATCCATAAAAAATCCATCTATATTTTTTTCTCCAAGGGATTCAATTATATCAATTATGTGTTTCTTAAAATACTCTCTATATGGTGAATTTAAGCATATTGTATCATAAAAATGTGGTTTTTCTACATTTTGAGTGCATATAACGTCTCCATTAACATCTCTACTTAACCATTGAGGAAATCTACTACTTATATATCCATCCCATTGAACAGTTGTATATATGGGTACTTTTATATCTAATTTATGGCATGCTTTTATTTGTTCTATCAATAAGTTTTTGTTTTTTAAATTTGGATGAATCATTTCTGAATTGTTTTTAGATGGATAGTATAACCATCCATGGTGACATCTAGCAAAGCATGTTATAGAATTTACACATGATTCATTAAGAATCTGTGCAAATTTATCACTATCAAAACTTTCTCCTACATTATTTATATATTCACTAGTATGAAAATCTAAATGAACTTGTCTAAAATTTAATTTATCCATATTCTCCCCCTATTAGTAATAGTTTAAAAAAATAATTTTATTAATAATAATTCTATTTTTTTATAAATATACCTACTAAATATTTAATAATTATTAAATAAAAAAGGTAGCTTTTTAGCTACCTTTTTTATTAATTAGTTATTTGTTTAGTTAATGCACCTTGTCTTTTTGCTGAAACTTTTTTATCTACAGTTTGACTTTCTTCGAATTCAGATTGAAATTGGGAATTTCTTTGAGAATGATTTACCATAGCATGAAAAGACTGTGCTTCATTTTTATATTCATCATATTTTTTAGACTTTTTCATTTAATCATCCTTTCTTAATTAATTAAGATTAGGTTGTGATTTTTAAAGAATTTTAATCTGTATAAAATTTACCTTATTAGTTTAATTTAAGCTAATAAAAAATTTTAATATAGAAAGAATTAATATTATAGTGCTAATTCTTTATTTTCTAAGATTTCTTTCTTTATAGTTTTGATAACTCCACATTCTTCATTTGTATATTTAGTTTCAAAATTTGCTACTTCTTTAACATCTTCATGTCCATTTTTCATTGCATAACTATAATATGCACTTTTCATCATTTCTATATCATTTAAATGATCTCCAAAAACCATAGTTTCATCATATTTTATATCAAACATATCTTGAACTTTTTTTATTGCTATGCCTTTATTAGTTCCAAAACTTGATATATCCAACCAAAATTTTCCAGAAGGAGTCATCGTAATTTCCTTTATATCTTTATTTTTAAAGATATGGTAACTATTACTTTCAGCATCAATCATATCAAACATATTAACTTTAAATATTCCATCTTCTACATCAAGTAATGAATCAACTTTTATAACGGGAACATTCATTGGGAAGTGTATATTAAGTAACTCTAAAGCCTTGTCATCTTCTAGATATAATCCTTTTGTTCCACATAACATAGGGTATGCATCTTTAATCCCTCTACCTATATCAACTAATTTTTCTATGGCATCCTTTTCCAAAAATTTAGAGTATATGCACTCATCTTTGTAAAATATACCTGTTCCATTTTCACATATAAACATTAATTCATCTTTATAATCTTCAAATTTATATGATATATCTAAGTAATTCCTTCCTGTCGCTATTGCAAACATTATATTGTTTTCTTTTAATTTTTCTATAGTTTCTTTAAAATCACTTGGTATTTTGTGATTACTATTTAATAATGTCCCATCCATATCTGTCGCTATCAATTTAACCATGATGCCCTCCTATTTATCTAAACATTTTTATAAAAACAAAACCTATAAATAAAGCTACAATTAGAGATGTTATAGCTCTATGATTTCTTTTTAACTTATATTCATTATAAGCTATAGTAAATTGCTGAAGTATTAATCCTACTAAAATCATTTTTGTTATAAATTCGCCTTCAACTATTTTTAATATAGCTAAAAATGCACATATTACTATACATACACATAGTCTTATATTGAGTTGTTTTAGATTTTCATTATAATACAATTTTTACTCCTCCTAAACCTTCACTCATATACTATTATACATAATAAACTTTAAAACTAAAAGATGTATACAATATTATAAATTATGTATTGTTATATTGCTGATATTTAAATAAAGTTATAAAATATAAAAATGAATACTTATGAAAGAGGAATTTTTATGGATGAACAATTTTATGAAAAATTATTGAATATAGACACCACAGGTGAAAAGCTTTGGGATGAGAGTATAACTCATTATCACCCCTATCAAGCAACTTCATATATAGCACTAGACATATTATTTAAACAATATTTAATGGAGAAAACTGATAATGTTGTTGACTTTGGCTGTGGTAAAGGCCGTCTTATATTTTATCTTAATAGTTTTTTTAAATGTAGTGTTACAGGGATTGAAATGGATGAAAATTACTATAAACAATGTTTAATTAATAAAGAAAATTATCTAGAAAAACACAAAAGGCTATGTAGCCAAATAGATTTTAAGTGTATTTTAGGAGAAAATTATCTAATAAAAAATTCTGAGAATAAATTTTACTTTTTTAATCCATTTTCAGTTAATATTTTTACAAAAATTGTAAATAATATCTTGGATTCTTATGATGAAAATCCTAGAATTATTGATTTAATTTTATATTATCCTTCTGAAGATTATATATATTTCCTTGAAAATAATACAGCTTTTTTACTTTATGAAGAAGTGCAATTGCCAGGATTATATGAAAAAGACTCCTGTGAAAGATTTTTAATTTATAGACTTTATGTATAAAAAAAGTTGGGAATATACCCAACTTTTTTACTTTCCACTTTTTCTTTTTCTTATTATAAATATAGCTAGTATAATTACTACTATTATTGATATTATTGATACTATTAAAATATTTGTTACATTAGGGATTTTAGCTGATGCCTGAATATTTTCTAAGTTTCCTAAACTAAAATCCCAATTGTAAGTATATACACCATCTTTATCTGAAGTAGTTGTAGCATTAGAACTTATAAGTTTAATAGGTGTATTTAAATGAAAATTCAAATCAAAATTCGAACCAAAAAGACTTAAAATTCCCATTTCTTCACTACTAAGATTTTTTTTCATATAATCTTTTAATTTTATATTTACGTCATATATAGTATAAAAGAACTTATTTTGAGTATTAATATCTACAATATCTGCATATTTACTCATATCTTTATTGTTTTTCAAGTCTAAATTAGTTATATTACCTAAATTTTTTGTTATTCTATATCCAGTTTTACCTTCATCTGTTATTTTTTCAACACTGTCATAACTTTGTTTTAAATCATCTTCATTAATTCCTTTCATTAATGTATCATTACTTAATATTTGTGCTGTTAAACTTGCATTTCCTTTTTTGTCTACATCTAATGTTATATCTGAATTTACACAACCAGCTAAAATTGTAGTTGTTATAATCATAGTTATTAAAACAATAAATTTTCTCATACGATGTCCTCCAAGTTTTTATTTATAGTAATATATTATCACATTTTTTGGAAAAATATTTATTTACTTAGATTTTCTTTGTTATGTATATATTGCTGATATACTTTTATGTATAATATATATTATTATATTTACAAGAAAGGAAACTAATATGTGTACAATAAAACAATTTAACGATTTGACATTAGAAGAGTTGTATGAGATTGCAAAATCAAGATATGAAATTTTTGCTTGTGAACAAAAAATCTTTACTGAAAATGACTTTGATGATATAGATAAGAATTGTTATCATGCATTTATTAAAGATAAAAATTTAATAGTAGCTTACGCTAGAATAATCCCTAAGGAGTTTAGCCCTTATTGTAATTCTTCTATAGGTAGAGTACTTGTTTTAAAGTCATACAGAAAAAATCACTTAGCAAAAAAACTTATGAATTGTTCTATAGATTTTATAAAAAATGAGTTATGTGAATCTCATATAACAATATCTGCACAAGAATATATAAAAGGCCTTTATTCTTCACTTGGTTTTAAAGAAATCTCTAATGTATATGATGAATGTAATATTCCACATATCAAAATGAGATTAGATATTTAATTATATTTTGGTATGTTCTAAATTAAGATATGTTAAAAGGTAAGAACTAATTTGATTTTAAATCAGTACTTACCTTTTAAATAAATATTATTATAAATTTATTTGTTTCTATAAGTTTTGTTTTAATTTGGATTTTCATATCTCACCATTAATGCCAATTTTAAAAGAAACATATTTAGAATTTAGAAAAATTTTTCTATCACAATTTTAATTAAGTCTATAAAACTAGATAAAAGAATAACTTCTGCAATTAACAATTGAATGTTTAAATTACTTTTCTGTTTCTTTTTCTTATTAGGCATTCTTTCACACCCTTTTTTATATTAATATTCAATTAAAATTTCATTATTCCTTTTAAATATAAAAATAATAATAAAGAGCCTAGTTCCCTAAGCTCTTTTTACTTTAGATTATATTAAATTTAATATTCAAGTTATTTAATATAAT is a window from the Paraclostridium sordellii genome containing:
- a CDS encoding XRE family transcriptional regulator: MSKKIFNGKKLKNARVYRGKTIDVLANETKINKKDILAFESDKYKPTLENEMKLANALNFPKDYFSQSDDNNVVVENTHIRTESTLPRVDDIAFKEKLVMTHRLIKFIQGYISFPEMNLPNNLNKNDDIEDLAEKVRNYFNLGDGPIGNMVSLLEINGIFISATNIDKKGALAFSQKQSIDKESRYFISLGNDRKSAPIRNYDLAYELAYIVSTETNIQSKKFSKDEFACAFLMPRESFLADLEGVHELEDYIELKKKWIVPVWAMILRGYQLGKVSYKKYMYLMNEMDKKGWSKKEPLDDNIKSTNPMLLKKSFDMLIESKIMNEGLFMNNLANYGLSIYPKDVEELLGLKEGTLSKNINKNNQDNVRTVNFRK
- a CDS encoding DEAD/DEAH box helicase, which translates into the protein MDFKIANEVLLKNTDKYRLDRAKDYYKQGYIEESSYFKEDGKISFYGNIASKYQREVYDSFLIIDIDNKNIISCGCTCEDFNKNTTLDNEFICKHIAAITLKGIDELKSSIIDNLKLKTLDVKEKTKPKFNTSFINKDLLNYFKPIPKEKVNLEVDITSYLNDTLEVEFKIGNYKMYTIKDFRQFANSRVEGKSIVYGRNFIYDPKSSYFEDDEKLAKFIEDYGLSLVDNINARKNRYMILNSSLLRRLMKCLIYKEFTFNFDRKTYKPQIIEGDIPLNLDIRKEENKIIISNKEDLPIPLSNKGDVVFYKENIYILSDINGVYYKKLYEILNEYKSIEFEKEEISECLTNLIPKIKDISSNVNIDESIINNIIKDLIVKYYFDLEDSKIVCDVKLYYEGEDEGKFVIRDVEKEEDAIYRLYTNYFEKDKDKYVFRGGDNQLYDFLSKEINRLKNIGEVYYSDKFKEKKVYNASNIKVGLGEEINHYLEFKFKIEEVDKIEYKEILKAFKANKRFYKLKNGNFINLEEDETKEIFKLMETLGFTSSIKEMQIHQSKAMYINELLTENKIPYIEGIENTKKILDKFNNIDSLNYEIPKNLKANLRDYQQEGFNWFKTLDYCGFGGILADEMGLGKTLQTITFLLSKNNSKSIVVTPTSLIHNWKSEFEKFAPSLKIGIAHGSKKERELIIDKVENFDVILTTYGSLRNDFNKYEEINFDYMVIDEAQNIKNPTSITTDSVKGIKSKCKFALTGTPIENNLLELWSIFDFIMPGYLYNVTKFNAIFIRDENNIKRLKKLIKPFILRRTKKQVIKELPDKIEKKFLVELSKEQRKIYKTYVDEIQRKLQDKYESNDKITVLSYLTKLRQLCLDPSIIVTDYKGKSSKINACIELLKDGIENNDKVLVFSQFTSVLQNIASKLDKEKIEYNYLDGQTTAKDRIKLVNEFNENNNKKVFLISLKAGGTGLNLTSANTVIHFDPWWNISVENQASDRAHRLGQKQVVEVIKLIAKGTIEEKIIKLQEEKIKLIDDIISNELSDSATLKSLSNDEILDLLK
- a CDS encoding alpha-amylase family protein, which produces MDKLNFRQVHLDFHTSEYINNVGESFDSDKFAQILNESCVNSITCFARCHHGWLYYPSKNNSEMIHPNLKNKNLLIEQIKACHKLDIKVPIYTTVQWDGYISSRFPQWLSRDVNGDVICTQNVEKPHFYDTICLNSPYREYFKKHIIDIIESLGEKNIDGFFMDILFAVDCCCDYCKEKMKSLNIDINIKEERMAYSNQMLNEFRNEITHLIKSKVEDATIFYNSSHIGPKFWDSLDSFTHLELESLPSGGWGYDHFPTTVRFSRLLGKEILGMTGKFHTYWGDFHSLKNKAALEFECFNMLAQGCKCSIGDQLHPSGELSKPAYDLIGKVYKSVKEKEQYLSNIEVISEIGVLTPEAFNNTNKTSQALIGAVRMLQELSYQFDIIDMNIDFNRYKLIIIPDEIKGSYKLKEKLEDYVKNGGKVIGTYDSLDLDEEIDFFGNKRLGKSKYDRDFIIPNDIIGKNLPKEEFVMYLGKIDISTCKSSIVLNTIKPYFNRGEDNKFCSHQHSPSSKEIGNPAATIYNDKLYFAHPIFNIYRKNGAKWCKEIIKDAINLLIGNKLVSHNGPSTILTTIQKDLDKEGYILHILHYITEKKSQDIYTIEDIIPLFNIEFNLEIDNFDISSIRKYNNEENIDFIKEDNKIKFKVDKIYGHEMIIIR
- a CDS encoding HAD family hydrolase; translated protein: MVKLIATDMDGTLLNSNHKIPSDFKETIEKLKENNIMFAIATGRNYLDISYKFEDYKDELMFICENGTGIFYKDECIYSKFLEKDAIEKLVDIGRGIKDAYPMLCGTKGLYLEDDKALELLNIHFPMNVPVIKVDSLLDVEDGIFKVNMFDMIDAESNSYHIFKNKDIKEITMTPSGKFWLDISSFGTNKGIAIKKVQDMFDIKYDETMVFGDHLNDIEMMKSAYYSYAMKNGHEDVKEVANFETKYTNEECGVIKTIKKEILENKELAL
- a CDS encoding class I SAM-dependent methyltransferase, whose amino-acid sequence is MDEQFYEKLLNIDTTGEKLWDESITHYHPYQATSYIALDILFKQYLMEKTDNVVDFGCGKGRLIFYLNSFFKCSVTGIEMDENYYKQCLINKENYLEKHKRLCSQIDFKCILGENYLIKNSENKFYFFNPFSVNIFTKIVNNILDSYDENPRIIDLILYYPSEDYIYFLENNTAFLLYEEVQLPGLYEKDSCERFLIYRLYV
- a CDS encoding DUF3153 domain-containing protein; amino-acid sequence: MRKFIVLITMIITTTILAGCVNSDITLDVDKKGNASLTAQILSNDTLMKGINEDDLKQSYDSVEKITDEGKTGYRITKNLGNITNLDLKNNKDMSKYADIVDINTQNKFFYTIYDVNIKLKDYMKKNLSSEEMGILSLFGSNFDLNFHLNTPIKLISSNATTTSDKDGVYTYNWDFSLGNLENIQASAKIPNVTNILIVSIISIIVVIILAIFIIRKRKSGK
- a CDS encoding GNAT family N-acetyltransferase — protein: MCTIKQFNDLTLEELYEIAKSRYEIFACEQKIFTENDFDDIDKNCYHAFIKDKNLIVAYARIIPKEFSPYCNSSIGRVLVLKSYRKNHLAKKLMNCSIDFIKNELCESHITISAQEYIKGLYSSLGFKEISNVYDECNIPHIKMRLDI